The Pseudanabaena galeata CCNP1313 genome includes a region encoding these proteins:
- a CDS encoding type II toxin-antitoxin system HicB family antitoxin, which produces MKYPIVIYPSEESVFIAEIPALKGCLAQGETLEETLQELITGRTLWLETAHKHGQKLPDEGKAIAKVKALSAIAV; this is translated from the coding sequence ATGAAATATCCAATAGTGATTTATCCAAGTGAAGAAAGTGTTTTTATTGCTGAAATTCCAGCCTTAAAAGGATGTTTAGCTCAAGGTGAAACCCTAGAAGAAACCTTGCAAGAGTTAATAACAGGAAGAACTTTGTGGCTAGAGACAGCCCACAAGCATGGTCAAAAACTTCCAGACGAAGGTAAGGCGATCGCTAAAGTAAAAGCATTAAGTGCGATCGCTGTTTGA
- the cysK gene encoding cysteine synthase A: protein MKIANNITELVGHTPLVELQRIPKAEGCVARIIVKLEGMNPAASVKDRIGVNMIQEAEEQGLISPNKTILVEPTSGNTGIALAMVAAAKGYKLILTMPETMSMERRSMLRAYGATLELTPGTEGMGGAIRRAKEISESTPDAYMLQQFRNPSNPAIHRKTTAEEIWEDTEGQIDFLISGVGTGGTITGVAEVIKSRKPEFKAIAVEPANSQVLAGNRPGPHKIQGIGAGFVPEVLKTELIDEIIPVTDDQAIAFGRRLAREEGLLSGISSGAALYAAVQIAKRPENAGKMVVMIQPSFGERYLSTPLFQDPELMALS from the coding sequence ATGAAAATCGCCAATAATATTACAGAATTAGTTGGACATACTCCCCTCGTCGAATTGCAGCGCATTCCCAAGGCTGAAGGCTGCGTGGCTCGAATTATTGTCAAACTAGAAGGCATGAATCCCGCCGCCTCCGTTAAGGATCGCATTGGAGTGAACATGATCCAAGAAGCCGAAGAACAGGGCTTGATTTCTCCAAATAAAACAATTTTGGTGGAGCCAACTTCAGGCAATACGGGAATTGCTTTGGCGATGGTAGCAGCCGCTAAGGGATATAAATTAATTCTGACCATGCCCGAAACCATGAGTATGGAGAGGAGATCGATGTTACGCGCCTACGGAGCCACCCTCGAATTAACCCCCGGAACTGAGGGCATGGGCGGCGCAATCCGTCGCGCTAAAGAAATTAGTGAAAGCACTCCCGATGCCTATATGCTGCAACAGTTCCGCAATCCGTCCAATCCTGCGATCCATCGGAAGACTACAGCCGAAGAGATTTGGGAAGATACTGAAGGACAGATTGATTTTCTGATTTCTGGAGTTGGTACTGGCGGCACGATTACAGGGGTTGCAGAAGTGATTAAATCACGTAAGCCAGAGTTTAAGGCGATCGCAGTTGAGCCTGCCAATAGCCAAGTATTAGCAGGTAATCGCCCAGGCCCTCACAAAATCCAAGGTATCGGTGCAGGATTTGTGCCTGAAGTTTTGAAAACGGAACTGATTGATGAGATTATTCCTGTAACTGATGATCAAGCGATCGCATTCGGTCGTAGGTTAGCGCGTGAAGAAGGACTTCTATCTGGAATTTCTAGTGGTGCAGCGCTCTATGCGGCGGTACAGATTGCCAAGCGCCCTGAGAATGCTGGCAAAATGGTGGTGATGATTCAGCCTAGCTTTGGCGAACGTTATTTGAGTACGCCTCTATTCCAAGATCCTGAATTGATGGCACTAAGTTAA
- a CDS encoding S41 family peptidase codes for MIKQRRIWSWLVISLVAIALQFLWIGGVNAAVTDSLQEQKFLTNVWQIVNRSYVDADFNHQNWYKVRRQFVNRKFNSREDTYIAIREMLATLDDPFTRLLEPDKFKSMQTSTSGALTGVGLQIAADEPDNNITVIAPIEGSPADVAGVRSRDRIVGIDNIPTKGLSLDECATRMRGEIGSEVKLSLERPLADSKGFEKLDVVIKRDRIAVTPIIAKLNQEENHKVGYIRLNQFNGNASADMEKTIKKFKAEGADRYVLDLRGNPGGLFDAGLQIARMWIPEGTVVYTVDRHGIQESFEAKGDAITTDPLVVLTDGGSASASEILAGALQENDRAQLVGTKTYGKGLIQSLYELEDGAGLAVTIAKYETPLHHNIHKRGIIPDVEVALTEPITRKQLGTKEDPQYVAALSILDGTVKSVIAKSAS; via the coding sequence ATGATAAAACAGCGTCGTATTTGGTCTTGGCTCGTAATTAGTTTAGTCGCGATCGCCTTGCAGTTTTTATGGATTGGTGGTGTAAATGCTGCGGTTACGGACTCTTTGCAAGAACAAAAATTTTTAACTAATGTTTGGCAAATCGTTAACCGTTCATATGTAGACGCTGATTTTAATCATCAAAACTGGTACAAAGTTCGCCGCCAATTTGTCAATCGCAAATTTAATAGCCGTGAAGATACCTATATAGCGATTCGGGAAATGCTTGCCACTCTGGACGATCCTTTTACCCGCTTGCTAGAACCTGACAAATTCAAAAGTATGCAAACTAGTACTTCGGGAGCGCTAACAGGTGTAGGGCTACAAATTGCCGCTGATGAACCAGATAACAATATCACTGTAATTGCCCCGATCGAAGGTTCGCCTGCGGATGTGGCGGGTGTGCGATCGCGCGATCGCATTGTGGGCATTGATAATATTCCCACTAAAGGCTTGAGCCTTGACGAATGTGCGACAAGAATGCGTGGTGAGATCGGTTCTGAAGTTAAGCTGAGCCTAGAGCGTCCCCTTGCTGATAGTAAAGGTTTTGAGAAGCTTGATGTAGTGATTAAACGCGATCGGATAGCAGTTACGCCGATCATTGCCAAACTCAATCAAGAAGAGAATCATAAAGTTGGCTATATCCGTTTAAATCAGTTCAACGGTAATGCTTCCGCCGATATGGAAAAGACTATCAAAAAGTTTAAAGCTGAAGGAGCCGATCGCTATGTTCTCGATCTACGCGGGAATCCTGGGGGACTCTTTGATGCTGGTTTACAGATTGCGCGGATGTGGATTCCTGAAGGAACAGTTGTTTATACCGTAGACCGTCACGGCATTCAAGAGAGTTTTGAAGCGAAAGGTGATGCCATTACCACTGATCCTTTAGTAGTTCTCACCGATGGCGGTAGTGCCAGCGCTAGCGAAATCCTTGCTGGTGCATTACAGGAGAACGATCGCGCTCAACTCGTTGGCACAAAGACCTACGGTAAAGGCTTAATTCAATCCCTGTATGAATTAGAAGATGGTGCAGGTTTGGCGGTAACGATCGCGAAATACGAGACTCCCTTACATCACAACATCCATAAACGCGGCATTATTCCTGATGTAGAAGTCGCTCTGACAGAGCCAATTACTCGTAAACAACTAGGTACTAAGGAAGATCCACAATATGTGGCGGCTCTATCGATTTTGGATGGCACAGTTAAGAGCGTAATTGCCAAGTCTGCTAGTTAA
- a CDS encoding ChuX/HutX family heme-like substrate-binding protein, producing MAATLKDFLEECHTLGLVRLIVTSDAGVLEARVNIEKLFYAELPKGKYANMHSEHIEFHLNMDKITDVRFETAEAKRGNFTTYAIRFLDADDKAQMSAFLQWGKPGEYAEGQVEAWAALKDKYGETWKPEPVESV from the coding sequence ATGGCTGCTACTTTAAAAGATTTTTTAGAAGAATGTCACACTCTCGGCTTAGTGCGTTTGATCGTCACCAGTGATGCGGGTGTGCTAGAAGCTAGGGTAAATATCGAGAAGCTATTTTACGCGGAACTCCCCAAGGGCAAGTATGCGAATATGCATTCTGAACACATCGAGTTTCACCTAAACATGGACAAAATCACCGATGTCCGCTTTGAAACCGCCGAAGCCAAACGCGGCAATTTCACCACCTACGCAATCCGTTTCCTTGATGCCGATGACAAGGCGCAGATGAGTGCTTTCCTACAATGGGGTAAACCAGGGGAATATGCTGAAGGTCAAGTCGAAGCATGGGCTGCGCTCAAAGATAAGTACGGCGAAACTTGGAAACCCGAACCAGTTGAGAGTGTTTAA
- a CDS encoding DUF433 domain-containing protein, producing the protein MKNYRDRIRISPNIRSGKPCIVNTWITVSDVFDYLGGGMSVEEVLDDFPDLTLADIQACFAFAADRDRRLTVVP; encoded by the coding sequence ATGAAAAACTATCGCGATCGCATACGCATCAGTCCGAATATTCGCAGTGGGAAGCCCTGTATAGTTAACACATGGATTACAGTATCAGATGTGTTTGACTATCTCGGTGGTGGAATGAGTGTTGAGGAGGTGTTAGACGATTTTCCTGATTTAACACTTGCAGACATACAGGCTTGTTTTGCGTTTGCTGCCGATCGCGATCGCCGTTTAACAGTGGTTCCCTAG
- a CDS encoding type II toxin-antitoxin system PemK/MazF family toxin, producing MTTIKAGEIWVAAIPFTNGISSKKRPVLILWLDGTDVVLAAVTSAQPRTQTDVLLKDWSASGLRVASTVRLSRLDCLEKSLLITKLGQLSQDDANHLREVWNIHIKPQF from the coding sequence ATGACGACTATTAAGGCAGGAGAAATCTGGGTTGCAGCAATTCCTTTTACAAATGGCATATCTTCAAAAAAGAGACCCGTATTAATTCTTTGGCTAGATGGAACCGATGTTGTATTAGCAGCAGTGACATCCGCACAACCGAGAACACAAACCGATGTTTTACTAAAAGACTGGTCAGCCAGTGGTTTGCGAGTTGCCTCAACTGTGCGTTTATCCCGACTTGATTGCTTAGAGAAGTCTTTACTAATTACCAAATTAGGACAGCTATCTCAAGATGATGCTAATCATTTGCGCGAAGTATGGAACATTCATATCAAACCCCAGTTCTAA
- a CDS encoding ABC exporter membrane fusion protein, translated as MQVDKQADKELEPSTKISNISGDPQSISARSNQTSNMKNALEPKSSNKFLIPAIALALAALGVSIWFVIGRFGNNPPASAPATSASTKEQPRAVSALGRLEPQGEVVKVASPSALGTSRIVKLLVKEGDMVKQGQVIAILDSYDRSVATLLQAQSQAQESDRNLARVRAGAKGGDIEAQAGNVEAAKANVNAISVNAARLKAELDIAERDYNRFQQLQKDGAISESMLDTYRLKAVTLAGQLEQTKQQIQQAEFGLKQSQGLLSSVREVRPTDIQFAEAQLQTAMVNVKKAEVDLDLAQVRAPIDGQVLKINTKTGEFVSQTNGVVDLGNTSQMYVVAEIYETDIGKIKVGQKATIESEAFEGELTGKVDRIGLRIAKNDVLGTDPAAKTDVRIIEVKIKLDDSSKVSGLTNLQVRVKVEV; from the coding sequence ATGCAGGTAGATAAACAGGCGGATAAAGAGTTAGAACCGTCTACAAAAATCAGTAATATATCGGGAGATCCACAAAGCATTTCGGCAAGAAGCAATCAAACTAGCAATATGAAAAACGCCTTAGAACCAAAAAGCTCCAACAAATTTTTAATCCCTGCGATCGCCCTTGCCCTTGCCGCCTTAGGTGTGAGTATTTGGTTTGTGATTGGACGGTTTGGCAATAATCCACCAGCATCTGCACCAGCAACAAGTGCCAGTACAAAAGAGCAGCCTAGGGCAGTTAGTGCCTTAGGTCGCCTAGAGCCACAGGGAGAAGTCGTCAAAGTTGCCTCACCTTCGGCGCTAGGGACATCGCGCATTGTCAAATTATTGGTCAAAGAAGGCGATATGGTCAAACAGGGTCAAGTGATCGCCATTCTCGACAGTTACGATCGCTCAGTCGCCACTTTACTTCAAGCTCAAAGTCAAGCTCAAGAAAGCGATCGCAATCTTGCTAGAGTCCGTGCAGGGGCTAAGGGTGGCGATATTGAAGCCCAAGCAGGTAATGTTGAAGCGGCTAAAGCAAATGTCAATGCTATTAGTGTAAATGCGGCTCGACTTAAAGCAGAACTAGACATTGCTGAGCGAGACTACAATCGCTTTCAGCAGCTACAAAAAGATGGTGCAATTTCAGAGTCAATGTTGGATACTTATCGACTGAAAGCCGTCACTCTCGCAGGACAACTTGAACAAACTAAGCAACAGATTCAACAAGCAGAGTTTGGTCTAAAACAATCGCAAGGTTTGCTCAGTAGTGTTAGAGAAGTCCGTCCCACTGACATCCAATTTGCCGAAGCTCAATTACAAACTGCGATGGTCAATGTCAAGAAAGCGGAAGTTGATCTTGATCTAGCCCAAGTTCGCGCTCCAATTGATGGACAAGTTCTCAAAATCAATACGAAAACTGGTGAATTTGTCAGTCAGACAAATGGAGTGGTTGACCTTGGCAATACCAGTCAGATGTATGTAGTTGCGGAAATCTATGAAACTGATATCGGCAAAATCAAGGTTGGACAGAAAGCAACTATAGAAAGCGAAGCCTTTGAAGGTGAACTTACGGGCAAAGTCGATCGCATTGGATTGCGGATTGCCAAAAATGATGTACTGGGAACCGATCCTGCTGCAAAAACCGATGTGCGAATTATTGAAGTCAAGATCAAGTTAGATGACAGTTCCAAGGTTTCAGGGCTTACAAATTTGCAAGTCAGAGTCAAGGTAGAGGTTTAA
- a CDS encoding DUF2779 domain-containing protein, with protein sequence MSHPIYLTKSDLKTARSCTTKLYYKKLGYPTVDRVDAYTRILADGNFIISKIAHLLYPEGIYISANLNSEESIASAAQETIAYLQQENVTLFEPVLYASHKLARADILVKQGDRIEIIEIRSKGFDSKAHENLVKYRNLSLFRNKRTGNVGGEWRYIIEDVAYQVGILQEMLAEHLPDRTVEIAPYLLVPDRAKTTAIDHLASYFQIQRLSTPRNSFSKMNGIKVDFIGDIQELEKDQFLTKVSIETEVAELIEPTIASAQKYLDYLLERSSEIFAPISKSCKSCEYRASDRDPRDGFKECWGDLADVENHVLELYQMGRIGGHETPLVNEMIQQKQVSMFDVPLEELTDETYSYRQLIQIEYTQKNKEWISEHLPQIVQQIEYPIHFIDFETSRMAIPYRAGMRPYEQVAFQWSCHTIIEPDADPIQTEWLDLENTFPNFQFAESLMECLGDRGTILTWATHENSVLRDIYYQMQAYDYQNPQLQTWLANTAKLGNKGKSHLVDMNALTLNHYFHPLMKGRTSLKCVLPAVWKTNPYLHKIPYFQEYYREVDGEILSPYDVLPQLQIGDRIQVVNEGAGAMLAYQDLMYGENCDRGIDNQAMRSQWKELLYQYCRLDTMAMVIIWKHWQNLCSNQ encoded by the coding sequence ATGTCCCATCCTATTTATCTGACAAAATCCGATCTCAAGACTGCCCGCAGTTGCACAACCAAACTTTATTACAAGAAGTTGGGCTATCCCACGGTCGATCGCGTTGATGCATATACCAGAATATTAGCCGATGGGAATTTCATCATTAGTAAGATTGCTCACCTTCTCTACCCTGAAGGCATCTACATTTCGGCAAATCTTAACTCCGAGGAAAGCATTGCAAGTGCTGCTCAAGAAACGATCGCTTATTTACAACAGGAGAATGTGACGCTCTTTGAGCCAGTTCTTTATGCATCCCATAAGCTAGCCCGTGCTGATATTCTCGTCAAGCAAGGCGATCGCATTGAGATTATCGAAATTAGATCTAAAGGATTTGATAGTAAAGCTCACGAAAACTTAGTCAAATACCGCAATCTTTCTCTCTTTCGCAATAAACGTACTGGAAATGTTGGCGGTGAATGGAGATATATCATCGAAGATGTGGCTTACCAAGTTGGGATTTTGCAAGAAATGCTAGCCGAGCATTTACCTGATCGCACAGTAGAGATTGCGCCTTATTTACTGGTTCCTGATCGCGCTAAAACTACAGCCATTGATCATCTTGCTTCCTATTTCCAAATCCAGCGTCTATCGACCCCTCGTAATTCCTTTTCCAAAATGAATGGAATTAAGGTTGATTTTATCGGGGATATTCAGGAATTAGAAAAAGATCAATTTCTTACTAAAGTTAGTATCGAAACTGAAGTTGCAGAATTAATCGAGCCGACAATTGCTTCTGCTCAGAAGTATTTAGACTATTTGCTAGAGCGATCCTCTGAAATATTTGCGCCGATTAGCAAAAGCTGTAAAAGTTGTGAGTATCGTGCTAGCGATCGCGATCCCCGTGATGGCTTTAAGGAATGCTGGGGTGATTTAGCGGATGTGGAGAACCATGTCCTCGAACTCTATCAAATGGGACGCATTGGTGGTCATGAGACTCCTCTAGTCAATGAAATGATTCAGCAAAAGCAAGTCAGTATGTTTGATGTTCCCTTAGAAGAACTCACTGACGAAACCTATAGCTATCGTCAACTCATTCAGATTGAATACACGCAAAAAAACAAAGAATGGATTTCTGAGCATCTTCCTCAAATAGTACAGCAGATAGAATATCCCATTCATTTTATTGATTTTGAGACTTCGCGCATGGCAATCCCCTATCGGGCAGGGATGCGCCCCTATGAGCAGGTAGCTTTTCAGTGGAGCTGCCACACAATCATCGAGCCAGATGCAGATCCTATCCAAACGGAATGGCTGGATCTCGAAAATACTTTCCCAAATTTTCAATTTGCCGAATCGCTAATGGAATGCTTAGGCGATCGCGGCACAATCTTGACATGGGCAACCCATGAAAACAGCGTATTGCGCGATATCTACTATCAAATGCAAGCCTATGACTACCAAAATCCCCAATTACAAACATGGCTAGCGAATACCGCTAAGCTAGGCAACAAGGGCAAATCGCACCTAGTTGATATGAATGCGCTTACACTTAATCATTATTTTCATCCCTTAATGAAAGGACGAACTTCCCTTAAATGTGTTTTACCTGCGGTCTGGAAAACCAATCCCTACTTACATAAAATCCCCTATTTTCAGGAATACTATCGAGAAGTTGATGGTGAAATCCTGAGTCCCTACGATGTGTTGCCACAATTGCAAATAGGCGATCGCATTCAAGTGGTGAATGAGGGTGCTGGCGCAATGCTAGCCTATCAAGACCTGATGTATGGCGAAAATTGTGATCGGGGCATTGACAATCAAGCAATGCGATCGCAATGGAAAGAGTTACTCTATCAGTATTGCCGCCTTGATACGATGGCAATGGTGATTATTTGGAAGCATTGGCAAAATTTGTGTTCAAACCAATAG
- a CDS encoding HigA family addiction module antitoxin, translating into MARPAIHAGEILADELEELGISASELARSLHIPTNRITQILKGQRGITADTALPLGRWFGTGAELWLNLQKAYELRLAEQLAGEEIKKTIQPRSSMNNQ; encoded by the coding sequence ATGGCAAGACCCGCAATTCACGCTGGTGAAATCTTAGCTGATGAACTAGAAGAACTGGGAATTAGTGCATCAGAACTGGCGCGATCGCTTCATATCCCCACAAATCGTATTACGCAAATCCTCAAAGGGCAAAGAGGCATTACTGCTGACACTGCATTGCCTCTAGGGCGATGGTTTGGCACTGGAGCAGAACTATGGCTTAATTTGCAAAAAGCTTATGAGTTACGCCTAGCTGAACAGTTAGCGGGAGAAGAAATCAAAAAAACGATTCAACCTCGTTCATCCATGAATAATCAGTAA
- a CDS encoding DUF433 domain-containing protein — protein MKNYRDRIRISPNIRSGKPCIVNTRITVSDVFDYLGGGMSVEEVLDDFPDLTLADIQACFAFAADRDRRLTVVP, from the coding sequence ATGAAAAACTATCGCGATCGCATACGCATCAGTCCAAATATTCGCAGTGGGAAGCCCTGTATAGTTAACACACGGATTACAGTATCAGATGTGTTTGACTATCTCGGTGGTGGAATGAGTGTTGAGGAGGTGTTAGACGATTTTCCTGATTTAACACTTGCAGACATACAGGCTTGTTTTGCGTTTGCTGCCGATCGCGATCGCCGTTTAACAGTGGTTCCCTAG
- a CDS encoding HU family DNA-binding protein encodes MNKGELVDAIAEKVSVSKKNIEVIVTAALESIVDAVAEGDRVTLVGFGSFEPRDRQEREGRNPRTGEKMVIAATRVPAFSAGKQFKEKVVE; translated from the coding sequence GTGAATAAAGGTGAATTAGTAGATGCGATCGCCGAAAAGGTATCCGTATCCAAGAAAAATATTGAAGTGATCGTTACTGCGGCCCTCGAATCAATTGTTGATGCTGTGGCTGAAGGAGATCGCGTTACTTTAGTTGGCTTTGGTTCATTTGAGCCACGCGATCGTCAAGAGCGCGAAGGTCGCAACCCTCGTACTGGCGAAAAGATGGTGATTGCCGCTACCCGCGTTCCTGCTTTTTCGGCTGGTAAGCAATTCAAAGAAAAAGTTGTTGAGTAA
- the cobS gene encoding adenosylcobinamide-GDP ribazoletransferase: MQHWRKFQAALIFYTCLPLHPQGTLNFRGIALYAPLIGIFIGVVIAAFDLCLGLLKPASEFIYLRSLLTILLGLLITGGLHLDGAMDTADGLAVTDPHRRLEVMADSNTGAFGAIAGITILLLKVIALAAIKDQRVWVLTSVWAWARWGQLRAIMAYPYLKAIGKGKFHQEDLHHWQVRLVAILLMAGNCAVAYFNKSLYLGIGLTVIGFSFAWLIGAWLNRQLSGQTGDTYGAIVEWTEALSLVAIAYL, translated from the coding sequence ATGCAGCATTGGCGAAAATTTCAAGCGGCGCTAATTTTTTATACTTGTTTGCCTTTGCATCCGCAGGGAACACTCAATTTTCGGGGAATTGCTCTCTATGCGCCACTAATCGGTATTTTTATCGGCGTGGTGATCGCCGCTTTTGATCTTTGCCTAGGACTGCTCAAACCTGCTTCAGAATTTATATATCTGCGATCGCTATTGACAATTTTATTAGGACTATTAATTACAGGTGGATTACATCTTGATGGCGCTATGGATACTGCCGATGGGCTAGCTGTCACCGATCCCCATCGTCGCCTTGAGGTGATGGCAGATAGTAATACTGGTGCTTTTGGCGCGATCGCAGGAATCACAATTTTGTTATTAAAAGTTATTGCACTTGCCGCCATTAAAGATCAGCGTGTTTGGGTTTTGACTAGTGTTTGGGCATGGGCAAGGTGGGGACAACTTCGCGCCATTATGGCTTATCCCTATCTCAAAGCGATCGGCAAAGGCAAATTTCATCAAGAGGATTTGCATCACTGGCAAGTGCGGCTAGTGGCAATTTTGTTAATGGCTGGTAATTGCGCGGTCGCCTATTTTAACAAATCACTTTATTTAGGAATCGGTTTAACAGTAATTGGGTTTAGCTTTGCTTGGCTAATCGGTGCATGGCTAAATCGTCAACTTAGCGGGCAGACTGGCGATACCTACGGGGCGATCGTCGAGTGGACTGAGGCTTTGAGTTTAGTGGCGATCGCCTACTTGTAA
- a CDS encoding TIGR04255 family protein has protein sequence MNFPESERVIYNRNPLIEVVCQLRFPPILKISHSEPVEFQDEVRLQYPLFEMKQSQVPPDFLKVAQQFGLSLPSEVAYSFKSEDQKWHLSITKDFIALTTSSYERYEQFKQRFEDAVKIFESIYKPSFYTRVGLRYQDLIIRSKLGIEDKQWSELIAKHIASELYDPELSPAIQTIVKNLVLTTEKGQINLNHGLVKVKETQGSIDEIAYLFDADFYTEQKIEGDKNVWNILREFNQSAGKLFRSSITDTLHRALQPQPITS, from the coding sequence ATGAATTTCCCTGAGTCCGAACGTGTAATCTACAATCGCAACCCTCTTATAGAAGTTGTGTGTCAATTGCGCTTTCCCCCCATACTCAAAATATCTCATTCTGAGCCAGTTGAGTTTCAGGATGAGGTAAGGTTACAGTATCCTCTTTTTGAGATGAAGCAGTCACAAGTACCACCAGATTTTTTGAAAGTTGCTCAACAGTTTGGTTTGTCTCTGCCAAGTGAGGTTGCTTACAGTTTTAAATCAGAAGATCAAAAATGGCATCTCTCTATTACTAAAGATTTTATTGCTTTAACTACTTCTTCGTATGAGAGATATGAGCAATTTAAGCAACGATTTGAGGATGCTGTAAAAATCTTTGAGAGTATATACAAGCCGTCTTTTTATACACGAGTAGGGCTTCGATATCAAGATTTAATAATTCGTTCAAAGCTTGGAATCGAAGATAAACAGTGGTCAGAATTGATAGCCAAACATATTGCTTCAGAACTGTACGATCCAGAACTCTCTCCAGCGATTCAGACAATAGTTAAAAATCTAGTTCTTACAACTGAAAAAGGACAAATCAACTTAAATCATGGGCTTGTTAAAGTGAAGGAAACTCAAGGTTCGATTGATGAGATTGCTTACCTGTTTGACGCTGATTTTTATACAGAACAAAAGATAGAAGGAGATAAAAATGTTTGGAATATACTTAGGGAATTCAACCAATCCGCAGGTAAACTCTTCAGATCGAGTATCACAGACACTCTCCATAGAGCGCTACAACCCCAGCCAATTACCTCATAG
- a CDS encoding FtsX-like permease family protein, protein MIFAVPLAWLQLTYEKSRLLVAIAGITFAVVLMFLQLGFRDALFTSAIRLQSNLVGDLVIISPQSTNLVGMRNFSQRRLYQALGMKEVASVNPVYIGLGAWKIKEDPAGQTRNILVLGANPDAKVFKMSGAEANIDQVKTQDVVLFDRASRAEFGPIVGECGTLALKAKFTDDAFVCNNLVTREVANRKLTIGGLFELGASFAADGAVITSDTNFLRIFDSRRSGLINVGLINLKPDASPYEAMRNFILSQPSDHVILPREKLQPDGKRVQILYKESIDANGKLIREENKDKVFVYKTDLTVEDLKKTQDAAVDDTRILTMEGYIDFEKGYWQKSTAIGFIFSLGTVMGFIVGIVIVYQILYTDVSDHLAEYATLKAMGYGNLYLAQVVIQEAFVLSILGFIPGLGISFGLYNLTKNATLLPLYIWDKAIPVMLLTMVMCVISGAISLRKVQSADPAEIFG, encoded by the coding sequence ATGATTTTTGCTGTACCTCTTGCTTGGCTACAACTTACCTACGAAAAAAGCCGACTGCTAGTAGCGATCGCAGGAATTACCTTCGCTGTAGTTTTAATGTTTTTGCAATTAGGATTCCGTGATGCTCTATTTACTAGTGCAATTCGCTTGCAAAGTAATTTGGTGGGTGACTTAGTAATTATTAGTCCTCAATCCACTAACCTTGTGGGAATGCGAAACTTCTCACAACGTCGCCTTTATCAAGCTTTAGGAATGAAGGAAGTTGCTTCAGTCAACCCAGTGTATATCGGACTTGGAGCTTGGAAAATCAAAGAAGACCCTGCGGGACAGACTCGTAATATCTTGGTATTGGGTGCAAATCCTGATGCCAAGGTTTTTAAAATGTCGGGTGCAGAGGCTAATATCGATCAAGTCAAAACCCAAGATGTGGTTCTCTTTGATCGTGCTTCTCGTGCTGAGTTCGGTCCAATTGTGGGTGAATGTGGCACTTTAGCGCTCAAGGCGAAGTTCACCGATGATGCTTTTGTCTGTAACAATCTCGTCACTCGCGAAGTTGCCAACCGCAAACTAACAATTGGAGGTTTATTTGAGCTAGGTGCATCCTTTGCTGCTGATGGTGCGGTGATTACTAGCGATACTAATTTTCTTCGCATTTTTGATAGTCGTCGTTCAGGATTAATTAATGTCGGCTTGATTAACTTAAAACCTGATGCATCACCTTACGAGGCAATGCGAAACTTCATTTTGAGTCAACCCAGTGATCATGTAATTTTGCCTCGCGAAAAACTGCAACCCGACGGTAAAAGAGTTCAGATTTTGTATAAAGAAAGTATTGATGCAAATGGAAAACTGATTCGCGAAGAGAATAAAGATAAGGTGTTTGTCTATAAGACCGATCTCACGGTGGAAGATCTGAAAAAAACTCAGGATGCGGCAGTCGATGATACGCGGATCTTGACTATGGAAGGCTACATTGACTTTGAGAAAGGATATTGGCAGAAAAGTACGGCGATCGGTTTTATCTTTAGTCTTGGAACCGTGATGGGATTCATTGTGGGAATTGTGATCGTTTATCAGATTCTCTATACAGATGTTTCTGATCACCTTGCGGAATATGCGACGCTTAAGGCGATGGGCTATGGTAATTTGTACTTAGCTCAAGTTGTCATTCAAGAAGCTTTTGTTCTATCGATTTTAGGCTTTATTCCTGGGTTAGGAATTTCCTTTGGGCTGTACAATCTCACCAAAAATGCCACGTTATTGCCTTTGTATATCTGGGACAAAGCAATTCCTGTGATGCTCTTAACGATGGTGATGTGTGTGATTTCTGGTGCGATATCATTACGCAAAGTCCAATCTGCTGACCCTGCGGAAATTTTTGGATAG